ATTGTTTATGTGCTTATAGGAATCGATTTATTTTCCGCTTGGAATATCGCTTGTCAGTTTAATGATTTGACCAGGAATCGAATCAGCTTTCCTGCTTTGTGGACAGTTTGGGCCATCCAAACAAATAGGGTCAGAGTCGAATTGTTGGGCAATTGCTCGCGGTCGCCCGATAAGTGGGGACAGAGTCCCTAGGCTGGGCAATTGCTGTGGGTAAAAATGAATCAGGGTCAGCGTCGCATTGCTGGCAATTGTGGGCAATTGCTCAATAATTCGACTCTGACCCTAATTGAGGGGGAAGGGTTAGCTGGTCAGCTTTTTCTTCAGTAGTTCGGTCACTTGCGCTGGGTTGGCTTTGCCTTTGGAGGCTTTCATGGCCTGGCCGATCAGGGCGTTGATCGCTGCTTCTTTGCCGGCGCGGTATTGTTCGACGGATTTGGCGTTGGCGGCCAGGACTTCGTCGACAATGGCTTCCAGTGCGCCCGTGTCGGAGATCTGTTTCAGGCCTTTCTGGTCGATGACGGTGTCGGCCAGCGCTTCGTCGTCCGATTTCGCATCCCACATTGCTGCGAAGACTTCTTTTGCGGCCTTGTTCGAGATCGTGCCGTCGGCGATGCGCTTGAGCAGCAGCGCCAGTTGCGCGGCGCTCACTGGCGAAGCCTGCAGCTCGACGCCTTCGCGGTTCAGCGTCGACGACACGTCGCCCATCATCCAGTTGGCAGCCGACTTCGCGTTTTCTTTCCCGGCGTTCGCCACCACCGCTTCGTAGTACGTCGCCATCGTCTGCGACGACGTCAGGACCAGGCTGTCGTATTCGGGCAGGCCGTACTCACCCGTGAAGCGTGCGCGCATGGCGCCTGGCAGTTCCGGCATCTCCGCTTTCACGCGCTCGATCCAGTCCTGGCCGATTGCCAGCGGCGGCAGGTCGGGGTCGGGGAAGTAGCGGTAATCCTGCGCGTCTTCTTTCGTGCGCATCGAGCGCGTTTCTTTGCGGTCCGGGTCCCACAGGCGCGTGGCCTGGATGACCTTGCCGCCGTCTTCGATCAGTTCGATCTGGCGCCGCACTTCGTAGTGGATCGCTTCTTCCATGAAGCGGAACGAGTTCAAGTTCTTGATTTCGCAGCGCGTGCCGAATTCCTGCTGGCCGACCGGGCGCACCGAGACGTTGACGTCGCAGCGGAACGAGCCCTCTTGCATATTGCCGTCGCAAACACCCAGCCACATCACCAGCGAGTGCATCGCCTTGGCATACGCCACCGCTTCGGCAGCGCTGCGCATTTCAGGCTCGGACACGATTTCCAGCAGCGGCGTGCCGGCGCGATTCAGGTCGATCCCGCTCATGCCCGCATAGTCTTCGTGCAGCGACTTGCCCGCGTCTTCCTCGAGGTGGGCGCGGGTCAGGTTGACCGTCTTCATTTCGAGCTTGCCGTCTTTTTCGTAGGCGAAGGTCAGCGTGCCACCCTGGACCACCGGATCGGCGAACTGGCTGATCTGGTAACCCTTCGGCAGGTCAGGATAAAAGTAGTTCTTGCGCGCGAAGACCGACTCCGGCGCGATGGTGCCGCCGACCGCCAGGCCGAAACGGATCGCGCGTTCGACCGCGCCGCGGTTCAGCACCGGCAGCACGCCTGGCAGCGCCAGGTCGACCGGGCTGGCCTGCGTGTTCGGCTCGGCGCCGAAACGGATCGCGCTGCCGCTGAAGATTTTCGATTGGGTCGTGAGCTGCACGTGGTTCTCAAGACCGATGACGACTTCCCATTGCATAGTGTTCTCTCTTTGTTCTGTGTCGGCGCGAATCAAACGCCGTCCGGCGTGCGCGTATGCCAATCGGTCGCGAGCTGGTACTGGTGCGCGATGTTGAGCAGCTTGGCTTCGGCGAAGTAGTTGCCGATGATTTGCAGGCCGACCGGCCGCTTGCCGTTCTTCTCGCCGGCGCCGAAGCCGCACGGGATCGACATGCCGGGCAGGCCCGCCAGGCTGGTCGAGAGCGTGTAGATGTCGGCCAGGTAGTTCGCCACCGGGTCGTTCGACTTGGCGCCCAGGTCCCACGCCACGGTCGGCGCGACCGGGCCCATGATCACGTCGCACTTGTCGGCGAACGCAGCCTGGAAGTCGTCGGCAATCAGGCGCCGGATCTTCTGCGCCTGCACGTAATAGGCGTCGTAGTAGCCGTGGCACAGTACATAGGTGCCCACCAGGATGCGGCGCTTGACCTCGGTGCCGAAACCTTCGGCGCGGGTTTTGCGGTACATGTCCTGCAAATCCTTGTACTCGCTGGCGCGGTGGCCATAACGTACACCGTCAAAGCGCGACAGGTTCGACGAGGCTTCGGCCGGCGCGATGATGTAATAGGTCGGGATCGACAGCGCGGTCTTCGGCAGCGAGATGTCCACCAGCGTCGCGCCCAGTTTCACGAACTGTTCGAGCGCCGCGCGCACGGCAGCTTCGACGTCGCCCGCCAGGCCTTCGCCGAAATACTCGGCCGGCACGCCGATGCGCAGCCCGGTCAACGGGTGATCCAGCGCGCGCGCGTAGTCTTCCGCGACGTTGCCCTGGTCGACCGTCAGGCTGGTCGAATCGCGCTCGTCGAAGCCGATCATTTCGTTCAGCAGCAGCGCGCAATCCTCGGCGCTCTGGGCGATCGGACCGCCCTGGTCGAGCGACGAGGCAAACGCGATCATGCCGAAGCGCGATACGCGCCCGTACGTTGGCTTGATGCCGGTGACGCCGCAGAACGCGGCCGGCTGGCGGATCGAGCCGCCGGTGTCGGTGGCGGTGGCCGCCGGCGCCAGGCGCGCAGCGATCGCCGCCGCCGAGCCGCCCGACGAGCCGCCCGGCACCGCTGTCGTGTCCCATGGATTCTTCACTGCGCCGTAGGCCGAGTTTTCATTGGCCGAGCCCATCGCGAATTCGTCGAGGTTGACCTTGCCCAGCGTGACCATGCCGGCATTGCGGAAGCGCTCGACCACGGTCGCATCGAACGGGCTGACGTAGCCCTCGAGCATCTTCGAGCCGGCCGTCGTGCGCCAGTCGCGCGTGACGAAGATGTCCTTGTGCGCGATCGGCACGCCGGTCAGCGGGCCGGCCGTGCCGGCGGCGAAGCGCACGTCGGCCTCGGCGGCCTGGGCCAGCGAGCGCGCGTGGTCCACGTGCAGGAAGGCGTTATGCTCGCTGGCGTCGATGCGGCCGAGGTAGTGGCGCGTCAGTTCGGTGCTCGAGATCTGCTTCGAGTGCAGGAGCGCGGACAGCTCCTTGAGGGTCTTGTTATGCATGTGCGTGTCGATTCTAAAAGCGGATTCGTGAGCGATTCAAAAGCCGGGATTACTCGATGACTTTCGGCACCAGATACAGGCCGTCCTGCGCTTTCGGGGCCGGCGCCTGGTAATCGTCGCGGTGGTTCTGTTCGGTCACCACGTCGTCGCGCAAGCGCAGCGGCAGGGCGAGGATCGCCGACAGCGGCTGGGCCAGTGGCGCCACGCCGGTGGTGTCGACCGCCTGCATCTGCTCGGCCAGCGCGAAAATGCCGTTCAGCTCGGTCAGGGCGATTTCGGCATCGGCCTCGCTCATCTCGAGCTGGGCCAGGTTGGCAATGCGTTTTACGTCAGATAGGGTCAGGGACATGGCAAGGTGGCGCGGCCCAAGGCTACGCAGAATGTGATTAGGCGAATAAAGAATGTTGGCAAGTTGTCAGCGAACAGCATTTTAAAGTTGATAAAACCCTTCAAATATCGCGCAAACCGCTTGCAATTCGGTGGGGAAATCCACCTGTATTGGGCATGTAAACGACAAATTATAAGGTAGAATGGCGGGCTAATGCGTTGTCGTGCCGAAAGCTATGGCTCCCGCGCAATGAAAGTCCGCGGTGCCCTCGGTTGGCAGGTGCGGCACAGAATCCCCGATCAATGTTTAGGCGCACATTGATGCGCATCAGGACACCCATGTTTGGTTTTTTACGCAGCTATTTCTCGAACGACCTCGCCATTGACCTCGGTACCGCCAATACGCTGATTTACGTGCGTGGCCTGGGTATCGTGCTGGACGAGCCGTCGGTCGTCGCGATCCGCCAGCAGGGCGGGCCAAATGGCAAGAAGACGATCCAGGCGGTCGGCAAGGAAGCCAAGCAGATGCTGGGCAAGGTGCCGGGCAATATCGAGGCGATCCGCCCGATGAAGGATGGCGTGATCGCCGACTTCACCGTCACCGAACAGATGCTCAAGCAGTTCATCCGCATGGTGCACGAGTCCAAATTCTTCCGCCCGTCGCCACGCATCATCATCTGCGTGCCGTGCGGTTCGACCCAGGTCGAGCGCCGCGCAATCCGTGAATCGGCGCTTGGCGCCGGCGCCTCGCAGGTGTACCTGATCGAAGAGCCGATGGCTGCGGCCATCGGCGCTGGCCTGCCAGTGTCGGAAGCGACCGGCTCGATGGTGGTCGACATCGGCGGCGGCACCACCGAAGTGGGCATCATCTCGCTGGGCGGCATGGTCTACAAGGGCTCCGTGCGCGTGGGCGGTGACAAGTTCGACGAAGCCATCGTCAACTACATCCGCCGTAACTACGGCATGCTGATCGGCGAACAGACCGCCGAAGCGATCAAGAAGGCGATCGGCTCGGCGTTCCCGGGTTCGGAAGTCAAGGAGATGGAAGTCAAGGGCCGCAACCTGTCCGAAGGCATCCCGCGCTCGTTTACCATTTCGAGCAACGAGATCCTCGAAGCGCTGACCGACCCGCTGAACCAGATTGTCTCGGCCGTCAAGAACGCGCTGGAACAGGCCCCGCCCGAACTGGGCGCCGACATCGCCGAAAAGGGCATGATGCTCACCGGCGGCGGCGCGCTGCTGCGCGACCTGGATCGCCTGCTGATGGAAGAAACCGGCCTGCCGGTGCTGGTGGCCGAAGACCCGCTGACCTGCGTGGTGCGCGGCTCGGGCATGGCGCTGGAACGGATGGACAAACTCGGTTCCATCTTCTCGTACGAATAAGCCGCACGTGGTCTTCCAGGACGGGCAGGGCGTGCGGTCACAAGCTGCGCGCATCTGCCCGTCTTGATATGAACTCCCGCGTTACCACCACCAGAGCTCATGGAATATAGTCCTCCGCCGCTGTTCAAACAAGGCGCGCCCGCGCGTGTCAAGGTGACGGTGTTCGCGCTGATCGCGATCGTTCTGCTGGTGGTCGATGCCCGTATGGGGCTTCTTGCCGGCGTGCGTACGGTCGCCGCCACCGTGCTGTATCCGATGCAGATGGCCGCCATGCTGCCACGCGATGCAGTGGGCAATATGGGCGTTTATTTCTCGTCGGTCTCCACGCTGCAAAAACAGGTCCAGGCGCTGAAGAACCAGGAGCTGGCCCAGTCCCGCCTGCTGCAGCAGGCGCAGTTCCAGATGGCCGAGAACATCCACCTGCGGCGCCTGATGGACGGCAAGCAGCAACTGCCCGTGCAATCGCAGATGGCCGAAATCCTGTACGACGCGCGCGATCCGTCGACGCGCCGCATCGTCATCAACCGCGGCTCGCGCGACGACGTCACGCCCGGCCTGCCGGTGATCGACCATGCCGGCGTGGTGGGGCAGGTCACGCGCGTGTTCCCGTTCACGTCCGAAGTGACGCTCCTGACCGACAAGGACCAGGCCATTCCCGTGCAGGTGCTGCGCAGCGGTTTGCGCAGCATCGTGTACGGCCGCGGTCATTCCGGCCAGCTCGACCTGCGCTTCGTGGCCCAGGATGCCGACATCCAGGTTGGCGACGTGCTGGTCACGTCGGGCCTGGACGGCATGTATCCGGCCGGCCTGGCCGTGGCGCGCGTGACGCAGGTTGAAAAAGCGACCGGTTCGTTCGGCCGCGTGGTCGGCCTGCCGCTGGCCGGCATCGACCGCAATCGCCAGGTGCTCGTGATCATGTCGAACCACGCCTTGCCAGCGCGTCCGCCGCAGGAAACGCCGCCAACCGGCAACCGCCGCAAGTTGCCGGCAATGGCGCCGGTGCCGACGCCGCCGTTGCCCGCGTCGCCATTGCCGGCGGCTGGTGCGCCAACCGCGGTGCAGTCGCCGGTTGCGCCGGCGGCGCCGGTCACCCCGGGCGCCGCGCCAGGTACTGCACCGGTGCCGGCCG
The sequence above is a segment of the Oxalobacteraceae sp. CFBP 8761 genome. Coding sequences within it:
- the gatC gene encoding Asp-tRNA(Asn)/Glu-tRNA(Gln) amidotransferase subunit GatC codes for the protein MSLTLSDVKRIANLAQLEMSEADAEIALTELNGIFALAEQMQAVDTTGVAPLAQPLSAILALPLRLRDDVVTEQNHRDDYQAPAPKAQDGLYLVPKVIE
- the gatB gene encoding Asp-tRNA(Asn)/Glu-tRNA(Gln) amidotransferase subunit GatB, which produces MQWEVVIGLENHVQLTTQSKIFSGSAIRFGAEPNTQASPVDLALPGVLPVLNRGAVERAIRFGLAVGGTIAPESVFARKNYFYPDLPKGYQISQFADPVVQGGTLTFAYEKDGKLEMKTVNLTRAHLEEDAGKSLHEDYAGMSGIDLNRAGTPLLEIVSEPEMRSAAEAVAYAKAMHSLVMWLGVCDGNMQEGSFRCDVNVSVRPVGQQEFGTRCEIKNLNSFRFMEEAIHYEVRRQIELIEDGGKVIQATRLWDPDRKETRSMRTKEDAQDYRYFPDPDLPPLAIGQDWIERVKAEMPELPGAMRARFTGEYGLPEYDSLVLTSSQTMATYYEAVVANAGKENAKSAANWMMGDVSSTLNREGVELQASPVSAAQLALLLKRIADGTISNKAAKEVFAAMWDAKSDDEALADTVIDQKGLKQISDTGALEAIVDEVLAANAKSVEQYRAGKEAAINALIGQAMKASKGKANPAQVTELLKKKLTS
- the gatA gene encoding Asp-tRNA(Asn)/Glu-tRNA(Gln) amidotransferase subunit GatA, producing the protein MHNKTLKELSALLHSKQISSTELTRHYLGRIDASEHNAFLHVDHARSLAQAAEADVRFAAGTAGPLTGVPIAHKDIFVTRDWRTTAGSKMLEGYVSPFDATVVERFRNAGMVTLGKVNLDEFAMGSANENSAYGAVKNPWDTTAVPGGSSGGSAAAIAARLAPAATATDTGGSIRQPAAFCGVTGIKPTYGRVSRFGMIAFASSLDQGGPIAQSAEDCALLLNEMIGFDERDSTSLTVDQGNVAEDYARALDHPLTGLRIGVPAEYFGEGLAGDVEAAVRAALEQFVKLGATLVDISLPKTALSIPTYYIIAPAEASSNLSRFDGVRYGHRASEYKDLQDMYRKTRAEGFGTEVKRRILVGTYVLCHGYYDAYYVQAQKIRRLIADDFQAAFADKCDVIMGPVAPTVAWDLGAKSNDPVANYLADIYTLSTSLAGLPGMSIPCGFGAGEKNGKRPVGLQIIGNYFAEAKLLNIAHQYQLATDWHTRTPDGV
- the mreC gene encoding rod shape-determining protein MreC — translated: MEYSPPPLFKQGAPARVKVTVFALIAIVLLVVDARMGLLAGVRTVAATVLYPMQMAAMLPRDAVGNMGVYFSSVSTLQKQVQALKNQELAQSRLLQQAQFQMAENIHLRRLMDGKQQLPVQSQMAEILYDARDPSTRRIVINRGSRDDVTPGLPVIDHAGVVGQVTRVFPFTSEVTLLTDKDQAIPVQVLRSGLRSIVYGRGHSGQLDLRFVAQDADIQVGDVLVTSGLDGMYPAGLAVARVTQVEKATGSFGRVVGLPLAGIDRNRQVLVIMSNHALPARPPQETPPTGNRRKLPAMAPVPTPPLPASPLPAAGAPTAVQSPVAPAAPVTPGAAPGTAPVPAASTPAAPRPAAPTPTR
- a CDS encoding rod shape-determining protein; this translates as MFGFLRSYFSNDLAIDLGTANTLIYVRGLGIVLDEPSVVAIRQQGGPNGKKTIQAVGKEAKQMLGKVPGNIEAIRPMKDGVIADFTVTEQMLKQFIRMVHESKFFRPSPRIIICVPCGSTQVERRAIRESALGAGASQVYLIEEPMAAAIGAGLPVSEATGSMVVDIGGGTTEVGIISLGGMVYKGSVRVGGDKFDEAIVNYIRRNYGMLIGEQTAEAIKKAIGSAFPGSEVKEMEVKGRNLSEGIPRSFTISSNEILEALTDPLNQIVSAVKNALEQAPPELGADIAEKGMMLTGGGALLRDLDRLLMEETGLPVLVAEDPLTCVVRGSGMALERMDKLGSIFSYE